From a region of the Eulemur rufifrons isolate Redbay chromosome 7, OSU_ERuf_1, whole genome shotgun sequence genome:
- the DDX41 gene encoding probable ATP-dependent RNA helicase DDX41 isoform X1, translated as MEESELERKRARTDELTAGGSRSEAEDEDDEDYVPYVPLRQRRQLLLQKLLQRRRKGATEEEQPDSGSEHRGDEDDIPLGPQSNVSLLDQHQHLKEKAEARKESAKEKQLKEEEKILESVAEGRALMSVKEMAKGITYDDPIKTSWTPPRYILSMSEGRHERVRKKYHILVEGDGIPPPIKSFKEMKFPAAILRGLKKKGIHHPTPIQIQGIPTVLSGRDMIGIAFTGSGKTLVFTLPVIMFCLEQEKRLPFSKREGPYGLIICPSRELARQTHGILEYYCRLLQEDSLPLLRCALCIGGMSVKEQMETIRHGVHMMVATPGRLMDLLQKKMVSLDICRYLALDEADRMIDMGFEGDIRTIFSYFKGQRQTLLFSATMPKKIQNFAKSALVKPVTINVGRAGAASLDVIQEVEYVKEEAKMVYLLECLQKTPPPVLIFAEKKADVDAIHEYLLLKGVEAVAIHGGKDQEERTKAIEAFREGKKDVLVATDVASKGLDFPAIQHVINYDMPEEIENYVHRIGRTGRSGNTGIATTFINKACDESVLMDLKALLLEAKQKVPPVLQVLHCGDESMLDIGGERGCAFCGGLGHRITDCPKLEAMQTKQVSNIGRKDYLAHSSMDF; from the exons ATGGAGGAGTCCGAACTCGAGCGGAAG AGGGCTCGCACTGACGAGTTGACTGCTGGAGGAAGCCGCTCCGAAGCGGAGGATGAGGACGACGAAGACTACGTGCCGTATGTGCCCTTACGACAGCGGCGGCAACTACTG CTCCAGAAACTGCTGCAGCGAAGACGCAAGGGAGCTACAGAGGAGGAGCAGCCGGACAGCGGCAGCGAGCACCGGGGAGATGAGGACGACATCCCACTGGGCCCTCAGTCCAACGTCAGCCTCCTGGATCAGCACCAACACCTCAAAGAGAAAGCCGAAG CCCGCAAGGAGTCTGCCAAGGAGAAGCAGctgaaagaagaagagaagatcCTGGAGAGCGTGGCTGAGGGCCGAG CTTTGATGTCAGTGAAGGAGATGGCAAAGGGCATCACGTACGACGACCCAATCAAAACCAG CTGGACACCACCCCGTTATATCCTGAGCATGTCTGAAGGGCGGCATGAGCGTGTACGGAAGAAATACCACATCCTGGTGGAGGGAGATGGTATCCCGCCACCCATCAAGAGCTTCAAGGAAATGAAGTTTCCTGCAG CCATCTTGAGAGGCCTGAAGAAGAAAGGCATCCATCACCCAACGCCCATTCAGATCCAGGGCATCCCTACCGT TCTGTCTGGCCGTGACATGATAGGCATCGCCTTTACGGGTTCAGGCAAGACGCTGGTGTTCACATTGCCTGTCATCATGTTCTGCCTGGAGCAGGAGAAAAGGTTACCTTTCTCCAAGCGTGAAGGGCCCTATGGACTCATCATCTGCCCCTCG CGGGAGCTAGCCCGGCAAACACATGGCATCCTGGAGTACTACTGCCGCCTGCTACAGGAGGACAGCTTACCACTCTTGCGCTGTGCTCTCTGCATCGGGGGCATGTCTGTCAAAGAGCAGATGGAGACCATCCGACA CGGTGTACACATGATGGTGGCCACCCCTGGGCGCCTCATGGATCTGCTGCAGAAGAAGATGGTCAGCCTAGACATCTGTCGCTACCTGGCCCTGGACGAGGCCGACCGCATGATTGACATGGGCTTCGAGGGTGACATCCGCACCATTTTCTCCTACTTCAAG GGCCAGCGGCAGACCCTACTCTtcagtgccaccatgcccaagaAGATTCAGAATTTTGCCAAGAGCGCCCTCGTAAAGCCTGTCACCATCAACGTGGGTCGAGCTGGGGCGGCTAGCCTGGATGTCATCCAG GAAGTGGAATATGTGAAGGAGGAGGCCAAGATGGTGTACCTGCTTGAGTGTCTGCAGAAGACACCTCCACCC GTGCTCATCTTTGCGGAGAAGAAGGCAGATGTGGATGCCATCCACGAGTACCTGCTGCTCAAGGGGGTCGAGGCTGTAGCCATCCATGGGGGCAAAG ACCAGGAGGAACGAACCAAGGCCATCGAGGCATTCCGGGAAGGCAAGAAGGATGTTCTGGTGGCCACAGACGTAGCCTCCAAGGGCCTGGACTTTCCTGCCATCCAGCACGTCATCAACTATGACATGCCTGAGGAGATCGAGAACTATG TGCACCGGATTGGCCGCACCGGGCGCTCAGGAAACACAGGCATCGCTACCACCTTCATCAACAAGGCCTGTG ACGAGTCAGTGCTGATGGATCTCAAAGCCCTGCTGCTGGAAGCCAAGCAGAAAGTGCCACCCGTGCTGCAAGTGCTGCACTGCGGGGATGAGTCCATGCTGGACATCGGAG GAGAGCGCGGCTGTGCCTTCTGTGGGGGCCTGGGTCATCGGATCACTGACTGCCCCAAGCTCGAGGCTATGCAGACTAAGCAGGTCAGCAACATTGGCCGCAAGGACTACCTGGCCCACAGCTCCATGGACTTCTGA
- the DOK3 gene encoding docking protein 3 isoform X1, translating into MEPVETPIKDGVLYQQHIKFGKKSWRKVWALLYAGGPSGVARLESWEVRDGGLAPAGDRSTGPGRRGERRVIRLADCVSVLPADGESCPRDTGAFLLTTTERSHLLAAQHRQAWMGPICQLAFPGTGESSSGLGQAESPKRGPVPMEENSIYSSWQEVGEFPVVVQRTEAAARCLLKGPYLLVLGQDAIQLRDPAGPRAIYSWPYRFLRKFGSDKGVFSFEAGRRCDSGEGLFAFSSPRAPDLCGAVAAAIARQREQLPELTGPRPCPLPRATSLPSLDPPGELREVPLGPEPPNSRRVRLAEPGPQSLPLLLGPAPEEPATSGLYAAVCKRASGPPATAEHLYENLCVLEAGPSPPDAGPDPQEGPSARSPLASPVYHNSEDLSWPGPAPDSSLEAQYRRLLELELDKAEGTSRPGAQPGFKAKLVTLLSRERRKGPAPCDRP; encoded by the exons ATGGAGCCTGTGGAGACCCCCATCAAGGATGGCGTCCTCTACCAGCAGCACATCAAGTTCGGCAAG aaGTCCTGGAGGAAGGTGTGGGCTCTGCTGTACGCAGGAGGCCCATCAGGCGTGGCACGGCTGGAGAGCTGGGAGGTCCGGGATGGTGGCCTGGCGCCAGCAGGTGACAGGTCCACAGGGCCTGGCCGGCGCGGGGAGCGGCGGGTCATCCGCCTGGCTGACTGTGTGTCCGTGCTGCCGGCCGACGGCGAGAGCTGCCCCCGGGACACTGGCGCCTTCCTGCTCACCACTACTGAGCGAAGCCACCTGTTGGCCGCGCAGCACCGCCAGGCGTGGATGGGCCCCATCTGCCAGCTGGCCTTCCCG GGCACAGGGGAGTCTTCCTCAGGATTGGGGCAGGCTGAGTCTCCCAAGAGGGGCCCCGTCCCCATGGAGGAAAACTCCATCTACTCCTCCTGGCAAGAAG TGGGGGAGTTTCCGGTGGTGGTGCAGAGGACAGAGGCTGCCGCCCGCTGCCTGCTGAAGGGGCCCTACCTCCTGGTGCTGGGCCAGGACGCCATCCAGCTGAGGGACCCTGCTGGTCCCCGGGCCATCTACAGCTGGCCCTACCGCTTCCTGCGCAAGTTCGGCTCTGACAAG GGCGTGTTCTCCTTTGAGGCCGGCCGCCGCTGTGACTCCGGCGAGGGCCTCTTCGCCTTCAGCAGCCCCCGGGCCCCAGACCTGTGCGGGGCCGTGGCTGCTGCCATCGCCCGCCAGCGGGAGCAGTTGCCAGAGCTGACCGGGCCccggccctgtcccctccctcggGCCACCTCCTTGCCTTCCCTGGACCCCCCTGGAGAGCTGCGGGAGGTGCCACTGGGGCCCGAGCCGCCCAACTCCAGGAGGGTGCGCCTGGCCGAGCCTGGGCCCCAGAGTCTGCCGCTGCTGTTGGGCCCTGCGCCCGAGGAGCCAGCAACGTCCGGGCTGTACGCAGCCGTGTGCAAGCGGGCCAGCGGGCCCCCGGCCACTGCCGAGCACCTCTATGAGAACCTGTGCGTGCTCGAGGCCGGCCCCTCGCCACCTGATGCGGGTCCTGACCCCCAGGAAGGCCCCAGCGCCCGCAGCCCCTTGGCCAGCCCCGTTTACCACAACAGCGAGGACCTGAGctggcccggcccggcccccgaCAGCAGCCTGGAGGCCCAGTACCGGCGgctgctggagctggagctggacaAGGCAGAGGGCACCAGCCGCCCCGGCGCTCAGCCGGGCTTCAAGGCCAAGCTGGTGACGCTGCTGAGTCGAGAGCGGAGGAAGGGCCCTGCCCCCTGTGACCGGCCCTGA
- the DDX41 gene encoding probable ATP-dependent RNA helicase DDX41 isoform X2: MSVKEMAKGITYDDPIKTSWTPPRYILSMSEGRHERVRKKYHILVEGDGIPPPIKSFKEMKFPAAILRGLKKKGIHHPTPIQIQGIPTVLSGRDMIGIAFTGSGKTLVFTLPVIMFCLEQEKRLPFSKREGPYGLIICPSRELARQTHGILEYYCRLLQEDSLPLLRCALCIGGMSVKEQMETIRHGVHMMVATPGRLMDLLQKKMVSLDICRYLALDEADRMIDMGFEGDIRTIFSYFKGQRQTLLFSATMPKKIQNFAKSALVKPVTINVGRAGAASLDVIQEVEYVKEEAKMVYLLECLQKTPPPVLIFAEKKADVDAIHEYLLLKGVEAVAIHGGKDQEERTKAIEAFREGKKDVLVATDVASKGLDFPAIQHVINYDMPEEIENYVHRIGRTGRSGNTGIATTFINKACDESVLMDLKALLLEAKQKVPPVLQVLHCGDESMLDIGGERGCAFCGGLGHRITDCPKLEAMQTKQVSNIGRKDYLAHSSMDF, from the exons ATGTCAGTGAAGGAGATGGCAAAGGGCATCACGTACGACGACCCAATCAAAACCAG CTGGACACCACCCCGTTATATCCTGAGCATGTCTGAAGGGCGGCATGAGCGTGTACGGAAGAAATACCACATCCTGGTGGAGGGAGATGGTATCCCGCCACCCATCAAGAGCTTCAAGGAAATGAAGTTTCCTGCAG CCATCTTGAGAGGCCTGAAGAAGAAAGGCATCCATCACCCAACGCCCATTCAGATCCAGGGCATCCCTACCGT TCTGTCTGGCCGTGACATGATAGGCATCGCCTTTACGGGTTCAGGCAAGACGCTGGTGTTCACATTGCCTGTCATCATGTTCTGCCTGGAGCAGGAGAAAAGGTTACCTTTCTCCAAGCGTGAAGGGCCCTATGGACTCATCATCTGCCCCTCG CGGGAGCTAGCCCGGCAAACACATGGCATCCTGGAGTACTACTGCCGCCTGCTACAGGAGGACAGCTTACCACTCTTGCGCTGTGCTCTCTGCATCGGGGGCATGTCTGTCAAAGAGCAGATGGAGACCATCCGACA CGGTGTACACATGATGGTGGCCACCCCTGGGCGCCTCATGGATCTGCTGCAGAAGAAGATGGTCAGCCTAGACATCTGTCGCTACCTGGCCCTGGACGAGGCCGACCGCATGATTGACATGGGCTTCGAGGGTGACATCCGCACCATTTTCTCCTACTTCAAG GGCCAGCGGCAGACCCTACTCTtcagtgccaccatgcccaagaAGATTCAGAATTTTGCCAAGAGCGCCCTCGTAAAGCCTGTCACCATCAACGTGGGTCGAGCTGGGGCGGCTAGCCTGGATGTCATCCAG GAAGTGGAATATGTGAAGGAGGAGGCCAAGATGGTGTACCTGCTTGAGTGTCTGCAGAAGACACCTCCACCC GTGCTCATCTTTGCGGAGAAGAAGGCAGATGTGGATGCCATCCACGAGTACCTGCTGCTCAAGGGGGTCGAGGCTGTAGCCATCCATGGGGGCAAAG ACCAGGAGGAACGAACCAAGGCCATCGAGGCATTCCGGGAAGGCAAGAAGGATGTTCTGGTGGCCACAGACGTAGCCTCCAAGGGCCTGGACTTTCCTGCCATCCAGCACGTCATCAACTATGACATGCCTGAGGAGATCGAGAACTATG TGCACCGGATTGGCCGCACCGGGCGCTCAGGAAACACAGGCATCGCTACCACCTTCATCAACAAGGCCTGTG ACGAGTCAGTGCTGATGGATCTCAAAGCCCTGCTGCTGGAAGCCAAGCAGAAAGTGCCACCCGTGCTGCAAGTGCTGCACTGCGGGGATGAGTCCATGCTGGACATCGGAG GAGAGCGCGGCTGTGCCTTCTGTGGGGGCCTGGGTCATCGGATCACTGACTGCCCCAAGCTCGAGGCTATGCAGACTAAGCAGGTCAGCAACATTGGCCGCAAGGACTACCTGGCCCACAGCTCCATGGACTTCTGA
- the DOK3 gene encoding docking protein 3 isoform X2: MEPVETPIKDGVLYQQHIKFGKSWRKVWALLYAGGPSGVARLESWEVRDGGLAPAGDRSTGPGRRGERRVIRLADCVSVLPADGESCPRDTGAFLLTTTERSHLLAAQHRQAWMGPICQLAFPGTGESSSGLGQAESPKRGPVPMEENSIYSSWQEVGEFPVVVQRTEAAARCLLKGPYLLVLGQDAIQLRDPAGPRAIYSWPYRFLRKFGSDKGVFSFEAGRRCDSGEGLFAFSSPRAPDLCGAVAAAIARQREQLPELTGPRPCPLPRATSLPSLDPPGELREVPLGPEPPNSRRVRLAEPGPQSLPLLLGPAPEEPATSGLYAAVCKRASGPPATAEHLYENLCVLEAGPSPPDAGPDPQEGPSARSPLASPVYHNSEDLSWPGPAPDSSLEAQYRRLLELELDKAEGTSRPGAQPGFKAKLVTLLSRERRKGPAPCDRP; this comes from the exons ATGGAGCCTGTGGAGACCCCCATCAAGGATGGCGTCCTCTACCAGCAGCACATCAAGTTCGGCAAG TCCTGGAGGAAGGTGTGGGCTCTGCTGTACGCAGGAGGCCCATCAGGCGTGGCACGGCTGGAGAGCTGGGAGGTCCGGGATGGTGGCCTGGCGCCAGCAGGTGACAGGTCCACAGGGCCTGGCCGGCGCGGGGAGCGGCGGGTCATCCGCCTGGCTGACTGTGTGTCCGTGCTGCCGGCCGACGGCGAGAGCTGCCCCCGGGACACTGGCGCCTTCCTGCTCACCACTACTGAGCGAAGCCACCTGTTGGCCGCGCAGCACCGCCAGGCGTGGATGGGCCCCATCTGCCAGCTGGCCTTCCCG GGCACAGGGGAGTCTTCCTCAGGATTGGGGCAGGCTGAGTCTCCCAAGAGGGGCCCCGTCCCCATGGAGGAAAACTCCATCTACTCCTCCTGGCAAGAAG TGGGGGAGTTTCCGGTGGTGGTGCAGAGGACAGAGGCTGCCGCCCGCTGCCTGCTGAAGGGGCCCTACCTCCTGGTGCTGGGCCAGGACGCCATCCAGCTGAGGGACCCTGCTGGTCCCCGGGCCATCTACAGCTGGCCCTACCGCTTCCTGCGCAAGTTCGGCTCTGACAAG GGCGTGTTCTCCTTTGAGGCCGGCCGCCGCTGTGACTCCGGCGAGGGCCTCTTCGCCTTCAGCAGCCCCCGGGCCCCAGACCTGTGCGGGGCCGTGGCTGCTGCCATCGCCCGCCAGCGGGAGCAGTTGCCAGAGCTGACCGGGCCccggccctgtcccctccctcggGCCACCTCCTTGCCTTCCCTGGACCCCCCTGGAGAGCTGCGGGAGGTGCCACTGGGGCCCGAGCCGCCCAACTCCAGGAGGGTGCGCCTGGCCGAGCCTGGGCCCCAGAGTCTGCCGCTGCTGTTGGGCCCTGCGCCCGAGGAGCCAGCAACGTCCGGGCTGTACGCAGCCGTGTGCAAGCGGGCCAGCGGGCCCCCGGCCACTGCCGAGCACCTCTATGAGAACCTGTGCGTGCTCGAGGCCGGCCCCTCGCCACCTGATGCGGGTCCTGACCCCCAGGAAGGCCCCAGCGCCCGCAGCCCCTTGGCCAGCCCCGTTTACCACAACAGCGAGGACCTGAGctggcccggcccggcccccgaCAGCAGCCTGGAGGCCCAGTACCGGCGgctgctggagctggagctggacaAGGCAGAGGGCACCAGCCGCCCCGGCGCTCAGCCGGGCTTCAAGGCCAAGCTGGTGACGCTGCTGAGTCGAGAGCGGAGGAAGGGCCCTGCCCCCTGTGACCGGCCCTGA